The following are encoded together in the Xanthomonas sacchari genome:
- the uvrA gene encoding excinuclease ABC subunit UvrA: protein MAMDYIRIRGARTHNLKNLDLDLPRDKLIVITGLSGSGKSSLAFDTIYAEGQRRYVESLSAYARQFLSVMEKPDIDHIEGLSPAIAIEQKSTSHNPRSTVGTITEIYDYLRLLYARVGQPRCPDHGYPLEAQTVSQMVDQVLTLDPEQRYMLLAPVIRERKGEHAQVFEQLRAQGFVRVRVDGELYEIDAVPALALRQKHTIEAVIDRFRPREDIKQRLAESFETALKLADGMVAVQSLDDTAAAPHLFSSKYSCPVCDYSLPELEPRLFSFNAPMGACPSCDGLGVAEFFDPERVVVHPELSLSAGAVRGWDRRNAYYFQLIASLAKHYKFDVDAPWQSLPASVRQAVLYGSGDETITFTYFTDAGGRTQRKHRFEGIIPNLERRYRETESPAVREELAKYISERPCPDCKGARLNKAARNVFVADRPLPDLVVLPIDDALSFFRQLDLPGWRGEIASKIVKEIAERLGFLVDVGLDYLTLERKADTLSGGEAQRIRLASQIGAGLVGVMYVLDEPSIGLHQRDNERLLGTLTRLRDLGNTVIVVEHDEDAIRLADYVLDIGPGAGVHGGEVVGQGSVQDLLKAPRSLTGQYLSGKRRIEIPAKRHKANPKMTLHLRGATGNNLKNVDLDIPAGLLTCITGVSGSGKSTLINDTLFTLAANEINGASHSVAPYREIEHLDLFDKVVDIDQSPIGRTPRSNPATYTGLFTPLRELFAQVPEARSRGYSPGRFSFNVRGGRCEACQGDGLIKVEMHFLPDVYVPCDVCHGKRYNRETLEILYKGFNINDVLEMTVEDALKLFEPVPSIARKLETLVDVGLSYIKLGQSATTLSGGEAQRVKLSKELSRRDTGRTLYILDEPTTGLHFHDIEALLGVLHKLRDEGNTVVVIEHNLDVIKTADWIVDLGPEGGHRGGTILVTGTPEDVAACPQSYTGQFLARMLPSTSARPEQPAAMANKPDARPPRKVKPEKPAKKQAVAAKSGKASKSATSTSKKKKDV, encoded by the coding sequence ATGGCGATGGATTACATCCGCATCCGCGGCGCGCGGACGCACAACCTCAAGAATCTCGACCTCGACCTGCCCCGCGACAAGCTGATCGTGATCACCGGCCTGTCCGGGTCCGGCAAGTCCTCGCTGGCGTTCGACACCATCTACGCCGAGGGCCAGCGCCGCTACGTGGAGTCGCTGTCGGCGTACGCGCGGCAGTTCCTCAGCGTGATGGAGAAGCCCGACATCGATCACATCGAAGGCCTGTCGCCGGCGATCGCGATCGAACAGAAGTCGACCTCGCACAACCCGCGCTCCACCGTCGGTACCATCACCGAGATCTACGACTACCTGCGCCTGCTGTATGCGCGCGTCGGCCAGCCGCGCTGCCCCGACCACGGCTATCCGCTTGAGGCGCAGACGGTCAGCCAGATGGTCGACCAGGTGCTGACCCTGGACCCGGAGCAGCGCTACATGCTGCTGGCACCGGTGATCCGCGAGCGCAAGGGCGAGCATGCGCAGGTGTTCGAGCAACTGCGCGCGCAGGGCTTCGTGCGCGTGCGCGTGGACGGCGAGCTGTACGAGATCGACGCGGTGCCGGCGCTGGCGCTGCGCCAGAAGCACACCATCGAGGCGGTGATCGACCGCTTCCGCCCGCGCGAGGACATCAAGCAGCGCTTGGCCGAGAGCTTCGAGACCGCGCTGAAGCTGGCCGACGGCATGGTGGCGGTGCAGTCGCTGGACGACACCGCGGCCGCGCCGCACCTGTTCTCCTCCAAGTACAGCTGCCCGGTCTGCGACTACTCGCTGCCGGAGCTGGAACCGCGCCTGTTCTCGTTCAACGCACCGATGGGCGCCTGCCCGAGCTGCGACGGCCTGGGCGTGGCCGAGTTCTTCGATCCGGAGCGGGTGGTGGTGCATCCGGAGCTGTCGCTGTCGGCCGGCGCGGTGCGCGGCTGGGACCGGCGCAACGCGTACTACTTCCAGCTGATCGCCTCGCTGGCCAAGCACTACAAGTTCGATGTCGACGCGCCCTGGCAGTCGCTGCCGGCGAGCGTGCGCCAGGCGGTGCTGTACGGCAGCGGCGACGAGACCATCACCTTCACCTACTTCACCGATGCCGGCGGCCGCACCCAGCGCAAGCATCGCTTCGAGGGCATCATCCCCAACCTGGAGCGCCGCTACCGCGAGACCGAATCGCCGGCGGTACGCGAGGAACTGGCCAAGTACATCAGCGAACGGCCGTGCCCGGACTGCAAGGGCGCGCGCCTGAACAAGGCCGCGCGCAACGTGTTCGTCGCCGACCGCCCGCTGCCGGACCTGGTGGTGCTGCCGATCGACGACGCGCTGAGCTTCTTCCGCCAGCTCGACCTGCCCGGCTGGCGCGGCGAGATCGCCAGCAAGATCGTCAAGGAGATCGCCGAGCGGCTGGGCTTCCTGGTCGACGTCGGCCTGGATTACCTGACCCTCGAACGCAAGGCCGACACCCTGTCCGGCGGCGAGGCACAGCGCATCCGCCTGGCCAGCCAGATCGGCGCCGGCCTGGTCGGGGTGATGTACGTGCTCGACGAGCCGTCGATCGGCCTGCACCAGCGCGACAACGAACGCCTTCTCGGCACCCTCACCCGCCTGCGCGACCTCGGCAACACGGTGATCGTGGTCGAGCACGACGAGGACGCGATCCGCCTGGCCGACTACGTGCTGGACATCGGCCCCGGCGCCGGCGTGCACGGCGGCGAAGTGGTCGGCCAGGGCAGCGTGCAGGACCTGCTGAAGGCGCCGCGCTCGCTGACCGGGCAATACCTGTCGGGCAAGCGCCGCATCGAGATTCCGGCCAAGCGCCACAAGGCCAATCCGAAGATGACCCTGCACCTGCGGGGGGCCACCGGCAACAACCTCAAGAACGTCGACCTGGACATCCCGGCCGGCCTGCTGACCTGCATCACCGGCGTGTCCGGCTCGGGCAAGTCGACGCTGATCAACGACACCTTGTTCACCCTGGCGGCGAACGAGATCAACGGCGCCTCGCACAGCGTGGCGCCGTACCGCGAGATCGAGCACCTGGACCTGTTCGACAAGGTCGTGGACATCGACCAGTCGCCGATCGGCCGCACCCCGCGCTCCAACCCGGCCACCTACACCGGCCTGTTCACGCCGCTGCGCGAACTGTTCGCGCAGGTGCCGGAAGCGCGCTCGCGCGGCTACTCGCCGGGCCGCTTCAGCTTCAACGTGCGCGGCGGCCGCTGCGAGGCCTGCCAAGGCGACGGCCTGATCAAGGTGGAGATGCACTTCCTGCCGGACGTGTACGTGCCCTGCGACGTCTGCCACGGCAAGCGCTACAACCGCGAGACGCTGGAGATCCTGTACAAGGGCTTCAACATCAACGACGTGCTGGAAATGACCGTCGAGGATGCGCTGAAGTTGTTCGAGCCGGTGCCGTCGATCGCGCGCAAGCTGGAGACCCTGGTCGACGTGGGCCTGAGCTACATCAAGCTCGGGCAGAGCGCGACCACCCTGTCCGGCGGCGAGGCGCAGCGGGTGAAGCTGTCCAAGGAACTGTCGCGGCGCGATACCGGCCGCACCCTGTACATCCTCGACGAGCCGACCACCGGCCTGCACTTCCACGATATCGAGGCGCTGCTGGGCGTGCTGCACAAGCTGCGCGACGAGGGCAACACCGTGGTGGTGATCGAACACAACCTGGACGTGATCAAGACCGCGGACTGGATCGTCGACCTCGGCCCGGAAGGCGGCCACCGCGGCGGCACCATCCTGGTCACCGGCACGCCGGAAGACGTGGCGGCCTGCCCGCAGTCGTACACCGGCCAGTTCCTGGCGCGGATGCTGCCGTCCACCAGCGCACGCCCGGAGCAGCCGGCGGCGATGGCCAACAAGCCCGACGCGCGCCCGCCGCGCAAGGTCAAGCCGGAAAAGCCGGCGAAGAAGCAGGCGGTGGCGGCCAAGAGCGGCAAGGCCAGCAAGAGCGCTACCAGTACCAGCAAGAAGAAGAAGGACGTTTGA
- a CDS encoding thioesterase family protein, whose amino-acid sequence MSSEHKILARIPISVRWRDMDSMGHVNNAKYISYLEEARVRWMLGVEGVSMSDRIAPVVAATNVNYRAPIVWPNDILVELFVERLGTSSVTIGHRIVDQQDDSRLYSDGHVVVVWMDTQTGKSAPLPEAVRKATS is encoded by the coding sequence ATGAGCAGCGAACACAAGATCCTGGCGCGCATCCCAATCAGCGTGCGCTGGCGCGACATGGACAGCATGGGCCACGTCAACAACGCCAAGTACATCTCCTACCTGGAAGAGGCGCGCGTGCGCTGGATGCTGGGCGTGGAAGGCGTGTCGATGAGCGACCGCATCGCCCCGGTGGTGGCGGCGACCAACGTCAACTACCGCGCGCCGATCGTGTGGCCCAACGACATCCTGGTCGAACTGTTCGTCGAGCGCCTGGGCACCAGCAGCGTGACCATCGGCCACCGCATCGTCGACCAGCAGGACGACAGCCGGCTGTACTCCGACGGCCACGTGGTGGTGGTGTGGATGGACACCCAGACCGGCAAGAGCGCGCCGCTGCCGGAGGCCGTGCGCAAGGCGACGAGCTGA
- a CDS encoding copper chaperone PCu(A)C, translating to MITKPFAGVLMVLCTVATAASAAQPACLTLEQGWVRLPPNPAMPMTAGYGVLHNGCAKPVTVTGASSPGFGDVSLHETTVVAGVSRMRAVERVPLAPGARVELKPGGMHLMLMQGKGALTEGQAVPLQLQLEGGGKAEATLTVRKQAM from the coding sequence ATGATAACCAAACCATTCGCTGGCGTATTGATGGTGCTGTGCACGGTCGCCACCGCGGCGTCGGCCGCGCAGCCGGCCTGCCTCACCCTCGAGCAGGGCTGGGTGCGGCTGCCGCCGAATCCGGCGATGCCGATGACCGCCGGCTACGGCGTGCTGCACAACGGCTGCGCCAAGCCGGTCACGGTCACCGGGGCCAGCAGCCCCGGCTTCGGCGATGTGTCGCTGCACGAGACCACGGTCGTGGCCGGCGTCAGCCGCATGCGCGCGGTCGAGCGCGTGCCGCTGGCGCCTGGTGCGCGCGTGGAACTCAAGCCCGGCGGCATGCACTTGATGCTGATGCAGGGCAAGGGCGCGCTGACCGAAGGCCAGGCCGTACCGCTGCAGCTGCAGCTGGAAGGCGGCGGCAAGGCCGAGGCGACGCTGACCGTGCGCAAGCAGGCGATGTAA
- a CDS encoding enoyl-CoA hydratase/isomerase family protein has translation MTTLIDVINHGPIRELRLARPPVNALDTDLCRQLIQAIEQAGADGAHGLVLSGNERLFSAGMDVPHLLSHGDDRAKLLASWQQFFGAARALAASPIPVVAALTGHAPAGGCVLALCCDYRVMARSPEPARPVTIGLNETQVGLVAPEGIQRLLRRVVGAHRAERLLVGGDLVSAERALEISLVDELVDADLVVARALAWLLDLLKRPRQPMLQTRAIARADLRAALADEHIGLERLIDDWQAPDTQAALRALAARLGKG, from the coding sequence ATGACGACGCTCATCGACGTGATCAACCACGGCCCCATCCGCGAACTGCGCCTGGCGCGGCCGCCGGTCAATGCGCTGGACACCGACCTGTGCCGGCAACTGATCCAGGCGATCGAGCAGGCCGGCGCCGACGGCGCGCACGGCCTGGTGCTGTCGGGCAACGAGCGCCTGTTCTCTGCCGGCATGGACGTACCGCACCTGCTGAGTCACGGCGACGACCGCGCCAAGCTGCTCGCCAGCTGGCAGCAGTTCTTCGGTGCGGCGCGCGCGCTGGCCGCCAGCCCGATCCCGGTGGTGGCGGCGCTGACCGGCCACGCCCCGGCCGGCGGCTGCGTGCTGGCGCTGTGCTGCGACTACCGGGTGATGGCGCGCAGCCCCGAGCCGGCGCGCCCGGTGACCATCGGGCTCAACGAGACCCAGGTCGGCCTGGTCGCGCCGGAAGGCATCCAGCGCTTGCTGCGGCGGGTGGTCGGCGCGCACCGCGCCGAGCGTCTGCTGGTCGGCGGCGACCTGGTCAGCGCCGAGCGCGCGCTGGAGATCAGCCTGGTCGACGAACTGGTCGATGCCGACCTGGTGGTGGCGCGCGCGCTGGCCTGGCTGCTGGACCTGCTGAAGCGGCCGCGACAGCCGATGCTGCAGACCCGGGCCATCGCCCGCGCTGACCTGCGCGCGGCGCTGGCCGATGAGCACATCGGGCTGGAGCGGCTGATCGACGACTGGCAGGCGCCGGACACCCAGGCCGCGCTGCGCGCGCTGGCGGCGCGGCTCGGCAAGGGCTGA
- the tesB gene encoding acyl-CoA thioesterase II — MSAKPAPVVSELIELLSLERLEDNLFRGQSRDIGTKYVFGGQVLGQALSAAQATVENARRVHSLHAYFLRAGDIEHPIVYDVDRTRDGGSFSVRRVTAIQHGKVIFFCAASFQEQEDGATHQLKMPEVPQPEDIEPTPAARPEVLATLPTKVQRWLSRGGPFEFRHVYPRDELNPPKRPPFQQMWLRLSEPVGDAPELHQALLAYASDFHLLGTATFPHGISYYTPNVQMASLDHALWFHRPFRADDWLLYSLDSPSAQGARGLARGQFFTRDGTLVASTAQEGLIRVVPDADAAAQVPAKR; from the coding sequence TTGTCCGCCAAGCCCGCCCCCGTCGTGTCCGAACTGATCGAGCTGCTGTCGCTGGAGCGGCTGGAGGACAACCTGTTCCGCGGCCAGAGCCGCGACATCGGCACCAAGTACGTGTTCGGCGGCCAGGTGCTGGGCCAGGCGCTGTCGGCGGCGCAGGCCACCGTGGAAAACGCGCGCCGCGTGCATTCGCTGCATGCCTATTTCCTGCGCGCCGGCGACATCGAGCATCCCATCGTCTACGACGTGGACCGCACCCGCGACGGCGGCAGCTTCTCGGTGCGCCGGGTCACCGCGATCCAGCACGGCAAGGTGATCTTCTTCTGCGCGGCTTCGTTCCAGGAACAGGAGGACGGCGCCACCCACCAGCTGAAGATGCCGGAAGTGCCGCAGCCGGAAGACATCGAGCCGACTCCGGCGGCGCGCCCGGAAGTGCTGGCGACGCTGCCGACCAAGGTGCAGCGCTGGCTCTCGCGCGGCGGCCCGTTCGAGTTCCGCCACGTGTATCCGCGCGACGAACTGAATCCGCCCAAGCGCCCGCCGTTCCAGCAGATGTGGCTGCGCCTGAGCGAGCCGGTCGGCGATGCGCCGGAACTGCACCAGGCGCTGCTCGCCTACGCCTCGGACTTCCACCTGCTCGGCACCGCCACCTTCCCGCACGGCATCAGCTACTACACGCCGAACGTGCAGATGGCTTCGCTCGACCACGCGCTGTGGTTCCACCGCCCGTTCCGCGCCGACGACTGGCTGCTGTACTCGCTGGACAGCCCCAGCGCGCAGGGCGCGCGCGGCCTGGCGCGCGGGCAGTTCTTCACCCGCGACGGGACCCTGGTGGCCAGCACCGCACAGGAAGGCCTGATCCGCGTGGTCCCTGACGCCGACGCCGCGGCGCAGGTTCCGGCAAAGCGCTGA
- a CDS encoding putative signal transducing protein: MRQIFSSQRVETAEGVAALLRDAGIEVRLSNGRSYRTRRSGQFSYLDPVAAQAQPTVWVVHANDQPRARELLRDAGLLDSTRRDPEQGRAPYLNEFRSQVAPDAGKRWAWRIRIALLLAIGAVALITVLRHRDNRAPTAAPAHPAATQPARPPAQDTGSDEVRVRVQPAPRGN, encoded by the coding sequence ATGCGCCAGATCTTCAGCAGCCAACGCGTGGAAACCGCCGAAGGCGTCGCCGCCCTGCTGCGCGATGCCGGCATCGAGGTGCGGCTGAGCAACGGCCGCTCCTACCGGACCCGCCGCAGCGGCCAGTTCAGCTATCTCGATCCGGTGGCGGCGCAGGCGCAACCCACGGTGTGGGTGGTGCATGCCAACGACCAGCCGCGCGCGCGCGAACTGCTGCGCGACGCCGGCCTGCTCGACAGTACCCGCCGCGACCCGGAACAGGGCCGTGCGCCCTATCTGAACGAGTTCCGCTCGCAGGTGGCGCCGGACGCCGGCAAGCGCTGGGCCTGGCGCATCCGCATCGCCCTGTTGCTGGCGATCGGTGCGGTTGCCCTGATCACCGTGCTGCGCCATCGCGACAACCGCGCGCCCACCGCCGCACCGGCGCACCCCGCCGCGACGCAGCCGGCCAGGCCGCCGGCACAGGACACCGGCAGCGACGAAGTGCGCGTGCGCGTGCAGCCGGCACCGCGCGGCAACTGA
- a CDS encoding EF-hand domain-containing protein: MKSRKPLLALAVLAVLSGAAYAVTPPPADPAAPADAGGIAALDKNGDGVIDRSEAAADPRLAEHFDALDKNHDGKLSRDEWPRHGRHGGRDGPGGPGDHGVPGAMMAKLDTNKDGRISRAEAQADPKLAARFDKMDVNKDGYIDRADFELRAKQHRDAWFAAADTNKDGMLSRAEFDAAQAKRWAHRPDGPRGGDAPPPPMPAPDSN, from the coding sequence ATGAAGTCTCGCAAACCGCTGCTTGCCCTGGCCGTGCTGGCCGTGCTGTCCGGCGCCGCCTACGCCGTTACTCCGCCGCCGGCCGATCCCGCCGCGCCCGCCGATGCCGGCGGCATCGCCGCACTCGACAAGAACGGCGACGGCGTCATCGACCGCAGCGAGGCCGCGGCCGATCCGCGCCTGGCCGAGCATTTCGACGCGCTGGACAAGAACCACGACGGCAAGCTCAGCCGCGACGAGTGGCCGCGTCACGGCCGCCATGGTGGCCGTGACGGCCCGGGTGGCCCGGGCGACCACGGCGTGCCCGGCGCGATGATGGCCAAGCTGGACACCAACAAGGACGGCCGCATCAGTCGCGCCGAAGCGCAGGCCGATCCCAAGCTCGCCGCGCGCTTCGACAAGATGGATGTGAACAAGGACGGCTACATCGACCGTGCCGACTTCGAGCTGCGCGCCAAGCAGCACCGCGATGCCTGGTTCGCCGCCGCCGACACCAACAAGGACGGCATGCTCAGCCGCGCCGAGTTCGATGCGGCGCAGGCCAAGCGCTGGGCGCATCGCCCGGACGGCCCGCGCGGTGGCGATGCACCGCCGCCGCCGATGCCGGCCCCGGACAGCAACTGA
- a CDS encoding arginyltransferase, whose amino-acid sequence MAIHSDASDDLRLFQTGQHACGYWPERQARDLVLDPHDPRLGALYPLALSWGFRRSGDLVYRPHCDHCRACVAVRIPIEDFVPDRSQRRCLARNADIEVRIVAAERSEEQLALYQRYLRHRHPGGGMDDHGAHEFDQFLIGRWSHGRFLELRQHRPDGRRGPLLAVAVTDIAEQALSAVYTFYDPDAGARGLGTLAILQQIAWARREGLRHLYLGYWIRDHQKMDYKRRFRPLQAYDGRHWRDFDDYLRQLGG is encoded by the coding sequence ATGGCCATCCACTCCGACGCCAGCGACGACCTGCGGCTGTTCCAGACCGGCCAGCACGCGTGCGGCTACTGGCCCGAGCGGCAGGCGCGCGACCTGGTGCTGGACCCGCACGATCCGCGCCTGGGCGCGCTGTATCCGCTGGCGTTGAGCTGGGGCTTCCGCCGTTCCGGCGACCTGGTCTACCGCCCGCACTGCGACCACTGCCGCGCCTGCGTGGCGGTGCGCATTCCGATCGAGGACTTCGTGCCCGATCGCAGCCAGCGCCGCTGCCTGGCGCGCAATGCCGATATCGAGGTGCGCATCGTCGCCGCCGAGCGCAGCGAGGAACAACTGGCGCTGTATCAACGTTACCTGCGCCATCGCCATCCTGGCGGCGGCATGGACGATCACGGCGCGCACGAGTTCGACCAGTTCCTGATCGGCCGCTGGTCGCACGGGCGCTTTCTGGAACTGCGGCAACACCGACCGGACGGCCGGCGTGGGCCGCTGCTGGCGGTGGCGGTCACCGACATCGCCGAACAGGCGCTGTCGGCGGTCTACACCTTCTACGACCCGGACGCCGGCGCACGCGGCCTGGGCACGCTGGCGATCCTGCAGCAGATCGCCTGGGCGCGACGCGAGGGCCTGCGCCACCTGTACCTGGGCTACTGGATCCGCGACCACCAGAAGATGGACTACAAGCGCCGCTTCCGGCCGTTGCAGGCCTACGACGGCCGCCACTGGCGCGACTTCGACGACTACCTGCGCCAGCTCGGCGGCTAG
- a CDS encoding endonuclease/exonuclease/phosphatase family protein, which yields MTSRLFLLALTLLCGACAHTAPTSAAMTDAAAPAATTLRLATYNTSLNADAPGGLIAALQGDSAQARKIAAVLQQVRPDIVLLNEFDYDDAHRAADLFEQRYLAVPQPHGGAALRYPYRYLAPVNTGVPSGLDLDNDGHIGGEGRARGNDAWGYGLHPGQYGMLLLSRYPIDTAAVRSFRLFKWSAMPGALRPVDPATGRFFYSDAVWAQLRLSSKSHWDVPVRTPLGVLHALVSHPTPPVFDGAEKRNAARNHDELRLWREYLDDAGRGTARWLCDDAGRCGGLAADAQFVLLGDLNNDVIDGEGRHDAIRALVTHPRVLHYPTPHSAGGEETTRAYAANGVAHRGPPQQVTGDFGPKAGTMRLDYVLPSRSFRYLDSGVFWPASNDPAAAIADGSDHHLVWVDVAAGP from the coding sequence ATGACATCACGCCTCTTCCTGCTCGCCCTGACCCTGCTGTGCGGCGCCTGCGCGCACACCGCTCCCACCTCCGCCGCGATGACCGACGCTGCCGCGCCAGCCGCCACGACGCTGCGGCTGGCCACCTACAACACCTCGCTCAATGCCGACGCACCCGGCGGCCTGATCGCCGCGCTGCAGGGCGACAGCGCGCAGGCGCGCAAGATCGCCGCGGTGCTGCAGCAGGTGCGTCCCGACATCGTGCTGCTCAACGAGTTCGACTACGACGACGCGCACCGCGCCGCCGACCTGTTCGAACAACGCTACCTGGCGGTGCCGCAGCCGCACGGCGGCGCGGCGCTGCGCTATCCGTATCGCTACCTGGCGCCGGTCAACACCGGCGTGCCCAGCGGCCTGGACCTGGACAACGACGGGCACATCGGTGGCGAAGGCCGCGCGCGCGGCAACGATGCCTGGGGCTACGGCCTGCATCCCGGCCAGTACGGCATGCTGCTGCTGTCCAGGTACCCGATCGACACCGCCGCGGTGCGCAGCTTCCGCCTGTTCAAGTGGAGCGCGATGCCCGGGGCGCTGCGTCCGGTCGATCCGGCCACCGGCCGCTTCTTCTACAGCGACGCGGTGTGGGCGCAGCTGCGGCTGTCGTCGAAATCGCATTGGGACGTGCCGGTGCGCACCCCGCTGGGCGTGCTGCATGCGCTGGTGTCGCATCCGACCCCGCCGGTGTTCGACGGCGCGGAGAAGCGCAACGCGGCGCGCAACCACGACGAGCTGCGGCTGTGGCGCGAATACCTGGACGATGCCGGCCGCGGCACGGCGCGCTGGCTGTGCGACGACGCCGGCCGCTGCGGCGGGCTGGCCGCCGATGCGCAGTTCGTCCTGCTCGGCGACCTCAACAACGACGTGATCGACGGCGAAGGCCGCCACGATGCGATCCGTGCACTGGTGACGCATCCGCGCGTGCTGCACTACCCCACTCCGCACAGCGCCGGCGGCGAGGAAACCACGCGCGCCTACGCGGCAAACGGCGTCGCGCACCGCGGCCCGCCGCAGCAGGTCACCGGCGATTTCGGGCCCAAGGCCGGCACCATGCGCCTGGACTACGTGCTCCCGTCGCGCAGCTTCCGCTACCTGGACAGCGGCGTGTTCTGGCCGGCGTCCAACGATCCCGCCGCCGCCATTGCCGACGGCAGCGACCACCATCTGGTCTGGGTCGACGTCGCCGCAGGACCGTAA
- a CDS encoding roadblock/LC7 domain-containing protein, whose product MRTQQLQQALEGLNGATADIEASALISLDGLMIASAMPQGMDEDRVGAMSAALLALGERSARELARGTLERVLIQGELGYVIMSAAGREAVLTVLAKPSARLGLVFLDIKRAAQALQQIL is encoded by the coding sequence ATGCGAACGCAACAGTTGCAACAGGCGCTGGAAGGCCTCAACGGCGCCACCGCCGACATCGAGGCCTCGGCGCTGATCTCCCTGGACGGGCTGATGATCGCCTCGGCGATGCCGCAGGGCATGGACGAGGACCGGGTCGGCGCGATGTCGGCGGCGCTGCTCGCGTTGGGCGAACGCAGCGCGCGCGAGCTGGCGCGCGGCACGCTGGAGCGGGTGCTGATCCAGGGCGAACTCGGCTACGTGATCATGAGCGCGGCCGGCCGCGAGGCGGTGCTCACCGTACTGGCCAAGCCCAGCGCCAGGCTCGGCCTGGTGTTCCTGGACATCAAGCGCGCCGCGCAGGCGCTGCAGCAGATCCTGTAG
- a CDS encoding PAS domain-containing protein, whose translation MPLPPMDPPHEPHRSAELRYHDGSHRTVYWSEREVAYPDGRLIVSRTDLDGVITHANDAFVELSGWPRETLIGAPHCILRHPEMPRRAFRELWDTVLAGEKWHGYVKNLRRDGACYWVYATALPNVRDGRVVGFTSVRRKPSRRRIEALQPLYAQWLQDEQAETPA comes from the coding sequence ATGCCGCTGCCGCCGATGGATCCGCCGCACGAGCCGCACCGCAGCGCCGAGCTGCGCTATCACGATGGCAGCCACCGCACGGTGTACTGGAGCGAGCGCGAGGTCGCCTACCCCGATGGACGCCTGATCGTCTCGCGCACCGACCTGGACGGCGTCATCACCCACGCCAACGACGCCTTCGTCGAACTCAGCGGCTGGCCGCGCGAGACGCTGATCGGCGCGCCGCACTGCATCCTGCGCCACCCTGAGATGCCGCGGCGCGCATTCCGCGAACTGTGGGACACCGTGCTGGCCGGCGAGAAGTGGCACGGCTACGTCAAGAACCTGCGCCGCGACGGCGCCTGCTATTGGGTCTATGCCACCGCGTTGCCGAACGTGCGCGACGGCCGCGTGGTCGGCTTCACCTCGGTGCGGCGCAAGCCCTCGCGGCGGCGCATCGAGGCGCTGCAGCCGCTGTATGCGCAATGGCTGCAGGACGAACAGGCGGAGACGCCGGCATGA
- a CDS encoding PhnD/SsuA/transferrin family substrate-binding protein, producing the protein MSCTFLVAPDFAPEYFGGWYLLSTVLQRRAGIGLRLLMPADAAEQRQLLDDSVVDLVYASPFDASALIRDRGYLPLVRPRGRADEVVIATAAEAPARCVEDLPYGCRIALTANHDVRLIGLRLLEPADLEPERIAWRPASSYAAVARLLLEGEADAGLFLATAYHGLSRLTRARLRPLVESALCDIGHVLLAHPRLGPQLPVLRDALLALGDAAHRDDQAVLDALGLEQGFEAMATEDAEFMIDLIDTLLD; encoded by the coding sequence ATGAGCTGCACGTTCCTGGTCGCGCCGGACTTCGCCCCCGAGTACTTCGGCGGCTGGTACCTGCTCAGCACGGTGCTGCAGCGCCGCGCCGGCATCGGCCTGCGCCTGCTGATGCCGGCCGATGCCGCCGAACAGCGGCAATTGCTGGACGACAGCGTCGTCGACCTGGTGTACGCCAGCCCGTTCGACGCCAGCGCGTTGATCCGCGACCGCGGCTACCTGCCGCTGGTGCGGCCGCGCGGCCGCGCCGACGAGGTGGTGATTGCGACCGCGGCCGAGGCGCCGGCGCGCTGCGTGGAAGACCTGCCCTACGGCTGCCGCATCGCGCTGACCGCCAACCACGACGTGCGCCTGATCGGCCTGCGCCTGCTGGAACCGGCCGACCTGGAGCCGGAACGCATCGCCTGGCGCCCGGCCAGCAGCTACGCCGCGGTGGCGCGGTTGCTGCTGGAGGGCGAAGCCGACGCCGGCCTGTTCCTGGCCACCGCCTACCACGGCCTGTCGCGGCTGACCCGTGCGCGACTGCGCCCGCTGGTGGAAAGCGCGCTGTGCGACATCGGCCATGTGCTGTTGGCGCATCCGCGCCTGGGCCCGCAACTGCCGGTGCTGCGCGATGCCCTGCTCGCGCTGGGCGATGCCGCGCACCGCGACGACCAGGCGGTGCTGGACGCGCTGGGCCTGGAGCAGGGCTTCGAGGCGATGGCCACGGAGGACGCCGAATTCATGATCGACCTGATCGACACCCTGCTGGACTGA